The Gloeobacter violaceus PCC 7421 DNA window GCGCGGCCGGGGGTGGCTCTGCCTGCACCCATCAAGGCGTTCGCCCGTGAGGGTTGGCGCCGGGGTGAACCGGTGCGGCTGTTTGTAGCCGGGGAGGAGCCGGCCGCTACGACGGACGCAACGGCGCGGGCTATCGAAGCGCTGACCGCCCGGCTGCCGGTAGCTGTGCGGGAGCGCCGGCAATCGCTGGAGCGGCGCAAGGCCCGCCGCACGCCCAGATTGGCGATTGCCGGGGCACTGGTATTGGTCGCTTCGCTGGCGGGTGCCGCCGTGGCCCTGTGGCAGCCCGGTCCCCCCGCACCCGCCCGGATCGCTTCTTCCCCGGCGGCGCGCTGTCAGGGCAACAATTGCCCATCCTGGCAGCAGGCGCGCGCCAGGACAGTGGGCGCTCACCCCGGCCCGGTCTGGGCAAGCGCGGTGCGGCCCGACGGCCGCATGTACGCCAGTGGCGACGACGATGGGGCCATCCGGCTATGGTCCCCCGCCGGGACCCTGTTGCAGACGCTGGAAGGCCACACAGGCACCGTGCGCGCCGTGGTCTTTACCCCCGACGGTCGAGCCCTCGCCTCCGCCGGCAGCGACCGGCGCGTTCGCCTGTGGGATGTGGGCACGGGCAAATTGCGGCACACCCTCAAAGGACACAGCCAGCCGGTCTGGACTCTGGCGATGGCCCCCGACGGCCGCATCCTCGCCTCCGGCAGCGGCGATCGCAGCGTGCGACTGTGGGACATCGCCTCCGGGCGGCAACTGTACCGGCTGCGCGGCCATGGTGATTGGGTCTTCGCCGTCGCCTTCAGCCCGGACGGCCGCACCCTCGCCTCCGCCGGCAAAGACGAGACGATCCGCCTGTGGAACAGCGCCGACGGCAAGCTGTTGGCTACCCTGCGCGGCCACAGCGCTCCGGTGCGCGCCCTCGACTGGAGCAAGGACGGCCGTACCCTCGCCTCGGCAAGCTGGGATAAAACCGTGGCGCTGTGGGATGTACCTGGCCGGACGGTACGCACCCGCTTGAGCGGACACACCGGCCGGGTGACGGCGGTGAGCCTCGCCCCGGATGGTCAGTTGGTCGCAAGCGGCAGCATCGACGGCACCGTGCGGCTGTGGCGACCCGATACCCGCCGGCAGATCCATCGGTTCGATCTTCCAGACTGGGTGCTCTCGCTGGGATTCAGCCCGGATGGGCGAATGTTGATAGCAGGCGGCAAAGACAGCACATTGCGCCTCTGGCAACACCTCTAGAGCGGTTTATAGCTGACACCTGGAGGCCTT harbors:
- a CDS encoding WD40 repeat domain-containing protein, producing MSLLLEPLIYTSLPGRGFATLTSDAVDEATRQVFFDEIVSRHWNAYDPPPANFRAAFLHWDPACGRTLFGWLYNDGRDEIGRANVPYFLCYRLRDPLDTVRLERVFAALERGPLAFVERASLPTALVSVAWGEETTADAARPGVALPAPIKAFAREGWRRGEPVRLFVAGEEPAATTDATARAIEALTARLPVAVRERRQSLERRKARRTPRLAIAGALVLVASLAGAAVALWQPGPPAPARIASSPAARCQGNNCPSWQQARARTVGAHPGPVWASAVRPDGRMYASGDDDGAIRLWSPAGTLLQTLEGHTGTVRAVVFTPDGRALASAGSDRRVRLWDVGTGKLRHTLKGHSQPVWTLAMAPDGRILASGSGDRSVRLWDIASGRQLYRLRGHGDWVFAVAFSPDGRTLASAGKDETIRLWNSADGKLLATLRGHSAPVRALDWSKDGRTLASASWDKTVALWDVPGRTVRTRLSGHTGRVTAVSLAPDGQLVASGSIDGTVRLWRPDTRRQIHRFDLPDWVLSLGFSPDGRMLIAGGKDSTLRLWQHL